From the genome of Thunnus thynnus chromosome 1, fThuThy2.1, whole genome shotgun sequence, one region includes:
- the chrnb4 gene encoding neuronal acetylcholine receptor subunit beta-4, with amino-acid sequence MTRALSILAYFFSLVHCSSCADSEERLMNWLLGKDRYNPLIRPAVNRTERVTVKLQVSLAQLISVNEREQIMTTNVWLTQHWVDYRLSWDPAKYEGIDKLRIPSRHIWLPDIVLYNNADGTYEVTVFTNAIVLFNGSINWLPPAIYKSACKIEVKHFPFDQQNCTLKFRSWTYDHTEIDLILKSEVASMDDFTPSGEWDILALPGRRTVNPLDPTYVDLTYDFIIKRKPLFYTINLIIPCVLITSLAILVFYLPSDCGEKMTLCISVLLALTVFLLLISKIVPPTSLDVPLIGKYLMFTMVLVTFSIITSVCVLNVHHRSPSTHTMPSWVKLIFLVKLPALLFMRRPHNNSARQRLRQQRCLRARRAILGLGYPVANKTGITMSSSALLSSDSAFSTPGHKNVAPPLGYSNPSRKGDLRSTDYLPSGFPSAQDLQQRSTSDWAADVQEAVNGVRFVAEHMMGDDDDQSVIEDWKYVAMVVDRMFLWIFVIVCVVGTLGLFLQPLFQNQITPNQQPISEIPRI; translated from the exons ATGACTCGGGCTCTCTCCATCCTCGCTTACTTTTTCTCTTTGGTTCACT GTAGCAGTTGTGCTGACTCAGAGGAGCGTCTCATGAACTGGTTGTTGGGAAAAGATCGCTATAATCCACTCATTCGCCCAGCTGTCAACAGGACCGAGAGAGTCACAGTGAAGCTGCAAGTGTCTCTGGCACAGCTCATCAGTGTG AATGAAAGAGAACAGATCATGACCACAAATGTCTGGCTCACTCAG CACTGGGTGGATTACAGATTATCATGGGACCCTGCAAAGTACGAAGGTATTGACAAGTTGCGTATTCCCTCCAGACACATCTGGCTCCCTGATATTGTCCTGTACAACAA TGCTGATGGAACCTATGAGGTAACAGTTTTCACCAATGCCATTGTCCTTTTCAATGGCAGCATCAACTGGCTCCCTCCAGCCATCTACAAAAGCGCCTGTAAGATCGAGGTCAAGCATTTTCCCTTTGACCAGCAGAACTGCACCCTCAAGTTCCGCTCTTGGACATATGACCACACTGAGATCGATCTGATCTTGAAGTCAGAGGTGGCCAGCATGGATGATTTTACTCCTAGTGGGGAGTGGGATATCTTGGCACTGCCTGGTAGACGGACTGTAAACCCTCTGGATCCTACCTATGTGGACCTCACATATGACTTTATCATCAAGAGGAAGCCCCTCTTTTACACCATCAACCTCATCATTCCTTGTGTGTTGATCACCTCTCTGGCCATTCTGGTCTTCTACCTGCCTTCAGACTGTGGGGAGAAGATGACCCTCTGCATCTCTGTCCTCTTGGCCCTCACTGTGTTCCTGCTTTTGATCTCAAAGATTGTTCCTCCCACATCACTGGATGTGCCCCTGATTGGCAAGTACCTGATGTTCACTATGGTGCTGGTGACGTTCTCCATCATCACCAGTGTGTGCGTGCTCAACGTGCACCACCGCTCTCCCAGCACTCACACCATGCCTTCCTGGGTCAAGCTGATATTTCTTGTTAAACTGCCCGCTTTACTCTTCATGAGACGTCCACACAATAACTCTGCACGCCAGAGGCTGCGTCAACAGCGGTGCCTACGGGCTAGAAGAGCCATTTTGGGCCTGGGTTATCCAGTTGCAAACAAAACAGGTATCACCATGTCATCTTCTGCCCTGCTGTCTTCCGACTCTGCCTTCTCCACCCCAGGACACAAAAATGTAGCTCCTCCACTGGGCTACAGCAACCCCAGCAGGAAAGGAGACTTGCGTTCCACCGATTACCTCCCAAGCGGTTTCCCTTCTGCCCAGGACCTCCAGCAGAGAAGCACTTCAGATTGGGCTGCTGATGTCCAGGAGGCGGTGAATGGGGTGCGCTTTGTGGCTGAGCACATGATGGGAGATGATGACGATCAGAGT GTGATAGAGGACTGGAAGTATGTGGCCATGGTGGTGGATCGTATGTTCCTGTGGATCTTTGTGATAGTGTGTGTGGTGGGCACCCTGGGCCTGTTTCTCCAGCCTCTCTTCCAAAATCAGATTACTCCCAACCAGCAGCCCATCTCCGAGATCCCTCGTATCTGA